One genomic window of Parcubacteria group bacterium includes the following:
- a CDS encoding HU family DNA-binding protein has product MSKLTKAQTLAAVAEKTGMSKKEVGDFMDKLVELAYHQVKSNGEFTLPGVGKLVKVHRAARMGRNPATGATISIPAKTVVKFRVAKAAKDAVL; this is encoded by the coding sequence ATGTCAAAACTGACAAAAGCCCAGACGCTTGCCGCAGTTGCCGAGAAAACAGGCATGAGCAAGAAGGAGGTGGGAGATTTCATGGACAAGCTCGTTGAGCTCGCGTACCACCAGGTCAAATCAAACGGCGAATTTACGCTTCCGGGCGTAGGCAAGCTCGTGAAAGTGCACCGCGCCGCGCGCATGGGCCGCAACCCGGCGACCGGGGCAACGATCAGCATTCCGGCAAAGACAGTCGTTAAGTTCCGCGTTGCCAAGGCAGCCAAGGACGCAGTGCTTTAG
- a CDS encoding cysteine--tRNA ligase, whose product MEPYMKLYNTLTRKKQAFKPLKKGSARLYTCGPTVYHYAHIGNLRSYVFADVLERTLAFEGFAVKRVMNITDVGHLTSDADSGEDKVEREAKKEKKSVWDVSRFYADAFFRDCAELNIKKPSRVVRATDTVKDQIKLIQLLFKKGYAYETEQAVYFDISRCKAYGKLSGQSLEEKRVAARGEVVEDPDKRHPADFALWFKRAGRHKNHAMHWASPWGDGFPGWHIECSAISSKYLGQPFDIHTGGIDHIGTHHTNEIAQSEAAYGKPLAKVWMHNEYLVIDRAKMSKSKGAFITLADAKKRGFEPLAFRYLALTTHYRSQLHFSWESLGAAQRALQNLWEEITRTRTAKKSKSADSYLKKFKQRLSDDLDTPRALAVLWEAAKDPGLDQKSLLSFIKQADATLGLDLIKQSKRLAREQSSIPASIKERAEERWKLKKMKEFGKSDKIRLTLAKRGYEIQDQEQGYAIKRVKNQ is encoded by the coding sequence ATTGAGCCATATATGAAACTCTACAACACGCTCACCAGAAAAAAGCAGGCATTCAAACCCCTCAAAAAAGGGAGTGCCAGGCTGTACACGTGCGGCCCCACGGTGTACCACTACGCGCACATCGGAAACTTGCGCTCGTACGTGTTCGCGGACGTTTTGGAGCGCACGCTTGCGTTTGAGGGGTTTGCGGTTAAGCGCGTCATGAACATCACGGACGTGGGGCACTTAACCAGCGACGCCGATTCCGGGGAAGACAAAGTGGAGAGAGAGGCAAAGAAGGAGAAAAAGTCAGTGTGGGATGTTTCGCGTTTCTATGCAGATGCGTTTTTCAGGGACTGCGCGGAACTCAACATCAAGAAGCCCAGCCGCGTCGTCAGAGCCACGGACACGGTTAAAGACCAGATCAAGCTCATCCAACTGCTGTTCAAAAAAGGCTATGCCTACGAGACCGAGCAGGCCGTGTATTTTGACATTTCCCGGTGTAAGGCATACGGAAAACTTTCCGGCCAGTCTTTGGAAGAAAAGCGGGTTGCGGCGCGTGGTGAAGTTGTGGAAGACCCGGACAAACGCCACCCCGCTGATTTTGCCTTGTGGTTCAAGAGAGCTGGTCGCCACAAAAATCACGCCATGCACTGGGCATCGCCCTGGGGAGACGGGTTTCCGGGCTGGCACATTGAGTGCTCGGCCATCTCGTCAAAATACCTGGGCCAGCCGTTTGACATCCATACCGGCGGCATTGACCACATCGGAACGCACCACACTAATGAAATTGCCCAGTCAGAAGCGGCATACGGCAAGCCCCTCGCCAAGGTCTGGATGCATAACGAATACTTGGTGATTGACCGCGCCAAGATGTCAAAGTCAAAGGGGGCGTTCATAACCCTCGCGGACGCCAAGAAGCGGGGTTTTGAGCCCCTCGCATTCCGGTACTTGGCGCTCACCACACACTATCGTTCCCAGCTCCACTTTTCGTGGGAAAGCCTTGGGGCGGCACAGCGCGCATTGCAGAATCTTTGGGAAGAAATCACTCGCACGCGCACCGCCAAAAAAAGCAAAAGCGCGGATTCATACCTCAAAAAATTCAAGCAGCGCTTGAGCGATGATCTGGACACTCCCCGGGCCCTTGCCGTGCTCTGGGAGGCGGCCAAAGACCCCGGCCTTGATCAAAAAAGCCTGCTCTCTTTTATCAAACAGGCGGATGCAACACTCGGGCTTGATCTCATCAAACAGTCAAAGCGCTTGGCGCGCGAGCAGAGCAGCATTCCCGCATCAATCAAGGAACGTGCGGAAGAGCGCTGGAAACTGAAAAAGATGAAAGAATTTGGAAAATCAGACAAGATTAGGCTAACATTAGCCAAGCGCGGCTATGAAATTCAGGATCAAGAACAGGGATACGCTATAAAAAGGGTTAAGAATCAATAG
- a CDS encoding PKD domain-containing protein produces the protein MIHRGIRLLVRLVSSALVSAPFFFGNVFFAPAVSAAPAITSVSYTPAPNAVYAREPVTFTANVADAAGLIYVWDFGDGESAIGDVGNNGRATHLYDKQFASTAVIRPVLRLYASTGVQPAAQYPFDIDVKPLRLPDNYNSLTLAEKAGVRDTWPFANVTRVDGPGPYATGSQIDFRANASVRGINSGFWTAEQTFQWRVADSSRTEVKADSVSVTSDAAGAFSVIIPVPGWYEITLRANQSNAVGGGYIPVYDTSSYVFFATDNPATVGDAAFSVDVTSATAPGVYSGQAEPFTFGSVNYSADAAVDGGVPPFTYIWNYPNDVPTDEQPNDFITYEVATFGRTSQLDAQFRRSGLKNIYLTVIDATFRTQTDAITHSIINTNAPAGTTPFSPTLNIASAPSPLLVTLVESNNKSLTIQIGTGLAPPAPQTYVFRATASNGTPPYQIQLSPANRTTAPCTSTATTLECEYSFSAYGTFDVVATVSDGSSPAQEESFQRNVVIQQESAGDSCATAPSLCTNESSCTSFGFVWCGNQCRASSADCGVGGGNIGADTAISTPLDPRASNYGLASTFSRVGIGQSNDLKGSIAAIINIVLGFLGVIAVIFIIFGGFRMMTAAGNEDQTASGKQAIIAGVIGLFVIFAAWGIASFVINNFSSATA, from the coding sequence ATGATTCATCGCGGGATCAGGCTATTAGTCAGGTTGGTTTCATCGGCCCTGGTGAGCGCGCCGTTCTTTTTCGGGAACGTTTTTTTTGCGCCCGCAGTTTCCGCGGCTCCTGCCATTACTTCGGTCTCATACACTCCGGCCCCGAATGCAGTGTATGCGCGCGAGCCGGTCACTTTTACCGCGAACGTAGCTGACGCGGCCGGGCTTATCTATGTGTGGGACTTTGGAGACGGTGAATCCGCCATTGGCGATGTCGGCAATAATGGCAGGGCAACGCACCTCTATGACAAGCAGTTTGCATCAACAGCCGTCATTCGGCCCGTGCTGCGGCTCTACGCGAGCACCGGCGTCCAGCCCGCGGCCCAGTACCCGTTTGACATTGACGTCAAGCCGCTTAGGCTGCCGGATAATTATAATTCCCTGACCCTCGCGGAAAAGGCCGGTGTGCGGGATACGTGGCCATTCGCGAACGTCACCAGGGTTGACGGGCCTGGGCCCTACGCAACCGGTTCGCAGATTGACTTCCGAGCCAATGCCTCGGTCCGGGGCATCAACTCCGGTTTCTGGACGGCGGAGCAGACATTCCAGTGGCGCGTTGCGGACTCGTCGCGAACCGAGGTGAAAGCCGATAGCGTGAGCGTCACGAGCGATGCGGCCGGTGCGTTCTCTGTTATCATCCCCGTGCCAGGGTGGTATGAGATTACCCTGCGGGCGAACCAATCCAATGCGGTTGGAGGCGGTTACATTCCGGTGTATGACACAAGCTCGTACGTGTTTTTTGCAACCGACAATCCAGCAACGGTCGGAGATGCCGCGTTTTCGGTTGACGTGACGAGCGCTACAGCTCCGGGCGTCTATTCCGGCCAGGCTGAACCGTTCACGTTCGGTTCAGTCAACTACAGCGCCGATGCCGCTGTTGATGGCGGGGTGCCGCCGTTCACCTACATCTGGAACTACCCCAATGACGTGCCCACTGATGAGCAGCCTAATGACTTCATTACCTACGAAGTGGCGACCTTTGGCCGCACCAGCCAGCTGGATGCCCAGTTTAGGAGGAGCGGACTTAAGAACATTTACCTTACGGTGATTGATGCCACGTTCCGCACCCAGACCGACGCCATCACCCATAGCATTATCAACACGAACGCGCCCGCGGGCACCACCCCGTTCTCTCCGACCCTGAACATTGCGTCCGCACCATCGCCGCTCCTCGTCACTTTGGTTGAGTCAAACAACAAATCACTCACCATCCAGATTGGCACCGGGCTCGCTCCTCCTGCTCCGCAGACGTACGTGTTCCGCGCCACTGCCTCAAACGGCACGCCTCCGTACCAAATCCAGCTTTCCCCGGCTAACCGGACCACCGCGCCGTGCACCTCAACCGCAACCACTTTGGAGTGCGAATACTCATTTAGCGCATACGGGACGTTTGATGTGGTAGCGACCGTGAGTGACGGCTCAAGCCCTGCCCAGGAAGAGAGCTTTCAGCGAAATGTGGTGATTCAACAAGAAAGCGCGGGTGATTCTTGTGCAACCGCGCCTTCGCTATGCACTAACGAATCCTCATGCACGTCATTCGGATTTGTGTGGTGCGGCAACCAGTGCCGGGCTTCATCCGCTGATTGCGGTGTCGGCGGCGGCAACATCGGCGCCGACACCGCAATCAGCACCCCGCTTGATCCGCGCGCTTCCAACTACGGGCTCGCGAGCACGTTCTCGCGGGTGGGTATCGGGCAGTCTAATGACCTCAAGGGCTCAATCGCGGCCATCATCAATATTGTCCTCGGATTTTTAGGAGTTATCGCAGTCATTTTCATCATCTTCGGCGGGTTCAGAATGATGACAGCCGCAGGCAACGAGGACCAGACCGCGTCCGGCAAGCAGGCCATCATAGCCGGGGTCATCGGGCTCTTTGTTATATTTGCGGCATGGGGCATTGCCTCGTTCGTCATCAACAACTTTTCAAGCGCCACAGCTTGA
- a CDS encoding DNA ligase, which yields MLKEYKAKRDFKKTSEPVGSSKKHSSKDPVFVVHEHHARALHYDVRLEIGGVLKSWAVPKGPPLNPSDKRLAVATEDHPMEYGSFEGEIPQGEYGAGTVTIWDTGTYQNIKQKKDGSEMPIKSAAAQGQIEVVFAGKKLKGPYALVRTAFGGEKKNWLMIKMKAR from the coding sequence ATGCTCAAGGAGTACAAAGCAAAGCGCGATTTCAAGAAAACCAGCGAGCCTGTCGGCTCATCAAAAAAACATTCATCAAAGGATCCCGTCTTTGTGGTGCACGAGCACCACGCGCGCGCACTGCACTATGACGTGCGATTGGAAATTGGCGGGGTGCTCAAATCCTGGGCAGTGCCCAAAGGCCCGCCATTAAATCCGTCGGACAAGCGCCTGGCGGTTGCGACCGAAGACCACCCCATGGAGTATGGCAGTTTTGAAGGCGAGATTCCGCAGGGGGAGTATGGCGCAGGCACGGTCACCATCTGGGACACGGGCACGTACCAAAACATCAAGCAGAAAAAAGACGGCAGCGAGATGCCTATAAAGAGTGCGGCCGCACAGGGCCAGATAGAAGTCGTGTTCGCGGGCAAGAAGCTCAAAGGGCCGTACGCCCTGGTGCGCACTGCATTCGGAGGAGAAAAAAAGAACTGGCTCATGATTAAGATGAAAGCGCGGTGA
- the typA gene encoding translational GTPase TypA, protein MNLRNIAIIAHVDHGKTTLVDALLRQAHTKLAKDVASELIMDSNDLERERGITIFSKNASVVWHDTKINIIDTPGHADFGGEVERVLSMADGCLLLVDAKEGPMPQTRFVLKKALSLGLRIIVVINKIDKTGANPDQAVNKTFDLFVELGADDTLLDFPIVFASAKQGKAGMEADLSKMADITPLFETILSKIPAPSGDPAKPLQMLITSLSQDSFKGKIGVARIYNGTVKAGQEIVHINRAREQAKARLTSLMTFIGLDKAETESAEAGDIVAIAGIPDITIGETIADTENPVALPLLDVDQPTVKMQFLVNNSPMAGKEGDYTTSRQVRERLYKELQTDMALRVEDADDGTWVVSGRGELHLAILIERLRREGYELQVGRPQVITHQEHGKTLVPYEWATVEVPEEHAGVVIEKLGKRNGIMQEMKVENGVTFMEFLIPTRGLFGYRSEFLTDTRGLGIMHSVFYEYAEDAPNWREREQGSLVSMEAGATNLYGLTNIQKRGTLFLGPQIQVYKGQVIGQHSRSGDLHVNPTKAKELSNMRSKGEGVSEHFAVPRIMDLEAALQYIGDDELVEVTPQNIRIRKIVLDETEARRKARGMG, encoded by the coding sequence ATGAACCTCCGCAACATCGCCATTATCGCCCACGTAGACCACGGCAAAACCACTTTGGTGGATGCTTTATTGCGCCAGGCGCATACCAAGCTCGCCAAAGACGTTGCCTCGGAATTGATCATGGATTCCAATGATTTGGAGCGGGAGCGGGGGATTACGATTTTTTCCAAGAATGCGTCCGTGGTGTGGCACGACACCAAGATCAACATCATAGACACGCCCGGGCACGCGGATTTCGGGGGCGAGGTGGAGCGCGTGCTTTCCATGGCAGACGGCTGTTTGCTCTTGGTGGATGCCAAGGAAGGCCCCATGCCGCAGACGCGGTTTGTGCTCAAGAAGGCGCTCTCATTGGGGTTGCGCATTATTGTGGTCATCAACAAAATTGATAAGACCGGCGCAAACCCGGACCAGGCCGTGAACAAGACCTTTGATTTGTTCGTGGAGCTGGGTGCGGATGATACTCTGCTTGATTTCCCGATTGTGTTCGCATCAGCAAAGCAGGGCAAGGCGGGCATGGAAGCGGACCTCTCTAAGATGGCGGATATCACCCCATTGTTTGAAACCATTTTGAGCAAGATTCCGGCTCCATCCGGAGATCCGGCAAAGCCGTTGCAGATGCTCATCACATCCCTTAGCCAAGATAGCTTTAAGGGTAAGATCGGGGTTGCGCGCATTTACAACGGGACCGTGAAAGCCGGGCAGGAGATTGTGCACATCAACCGCGCCAGAGAGCAGGCAAAAGCGCGCCTGACATCACTCATGACATTCATCGGCTTGGACAAGGCCGAAACTGAATCAGCGGAAGCAGGTGACATTGTGGCAATTGCCGGCATTCCGGACATCACCATTGGCGAAACCATCGCGGATACCGAAAATCCGGTTGCCCTGCCGCTCTTGGACGTGGACCAGCCAACCGTGAAAATGCAGTTTCTGGTGAACAATTCTCCCATGGCAGGCAAGGAGGGGGACTACACCACCTCGCGCCAGGTGCGCGAGCGCTTGTACAAGGAACTGCAGACCGACATGGCGTTGCGCGTGGAAGATGCGGACGACGGCACCTGGGTGGTATCCGGCCGCGGCGAGCTGCATTTGGCTATTTTGATTGAGCGCCTGCGCCGCGAAGGGTATGAACTGCAGGTGGGCCGTCCCCAGGTGATTACGCACCAGGAACACGGCAAAACATTGGTGCCGTACGAGTGGGCGACCGTAGAGGTGCCGGAGGAGCACGCCGGAGTGGTCATTGAAAAGCTGGGCAAGCGCAACGGCATCATGCAGGAGATGAAAGTGGAGAACGGGGTTACGTTCATGGAGTTTTTGATTCCCACGCGCGGGCTCTTTGGCTACCGCAGCGAGTTCCTCACGGACACGCGGGGCCTGGGCATCATGCACAGTGTGTTTTACGAGTACGCGGAAGATGCTCCAAATTGGCGCGAGCGGGAGCAAGGCTCTTTGGTTTCCATGGAAGCCGGGGCAACGAATTTGTACGGCCTCACCAACATCCAGAAGCGCGGCACCCTGTTCTTGGGGCCGCAGATCCAAGTGTACAAGGGCCAGGTCATTGGCCAGCACTCGCGGAGCGGTGATTTGCACGTCAACCCCACTAAGGCAAAAGAGCTCTCCAACATGCGGAGCAAGGGAGAGGGGGTGAGCGAGCACTTTGCGGTTCCCCGCATCATGGATTTGGAAGCGGCCTTGCAGTACATCGGGGATGATGAGCTGGTGGAGGTGACGCCGCAGAACATCCGCATCCGCAAAATTGTTTTGGATGAGACCGAAGCGAGGCGCAAAGCGCGGGGCATGGGGTAA
- a CDS encoding DEAD/DEAH box helicase — protein MTQHDTVELSFNNLGIAPKLLAILASKKFITPTPIQHQCIPHAIAGKDVVGIAQTGTGKTLAFGVPMLQRLAEEKGQALILIPTRELAIQVDETLHKIGVSLGLKTAVIIGGASANMQIRDLKRNPHVIIATPGRLMDHMEQKAINLNRISIVVLDEADRMFDIGFFPAIKRILAACPQQRQTLMFSATMPPQIASLASQFMHMPLRIEVAPQGTAAEGVLQEVFVLDKQAKLPLLEKILTENPGTVLVFTRTKYGAKKITRVVHAMGHTVAEIHSNRSLAQRKDAMAGFKSGTYRVLIATDIAARGIDVTGISLVVNFDLPQNAEDYVHRIGRTGRAGLTGKAISFATPDQRGDIKQIERLIKKTIPILALPALPRQSDAVIRAVYLGGRNDDEGGGRRFARPRSPRPSGVSRGFSRGRSRSRSDSPSRGGRRFGR, from the coding sequence ATGACACAACACGACACTGTTGAACTCTCGTTCAACAACCTGGGGATTGCCCCAAAACTGCTTGCGATTCTCGCGAGCAAAAAATTCATCACCCCAACCCCCATCCAGCACCAGTGCATTCCGCACGCAATCGCCGGAAAAGACGTGGTGGGCATCGCGCAGACCGGGACCGGCAAGACCTTGGCGTTCGGCGTGCCCATGCTCCAGCGGCTTGCCGAGGAAAAAGGCCAGGCCCTGATTTTGATTCCCACGCGCGAGCTCGCCATCCAAGTGGATGAGACGCTCCATAAAATCGGCGTTTCCCTGGGCCTTAAAACCGCGGTCATCATTGGCGGGGCTTCGGCAAACATGCAGATTCGGGACCTTAAGCGCAATCCGCACGTCATCATTGCGACACCGGGCCGTTTGATGGACCACATGGAGCAGAAGGCAATCAATCTCAACCGCATCAGCATTGTGGTGCTTGATGAGGCTGACCGCATGTTTGACATCGGGTTTTTCCCGGCCATCAAGCGCATTCTCGCGGCGTGCCCGCAGCAGCGCCAGACCTTGATGTTCTCCGCGACCATGCCTCCGCAAATCGCAAGCCTTGCCTCGCAGTTCATGCACATGCCTCTGCGCATTGAAGTCGCGCCCCAGGGGACCGCAGCCGAGGGCGTTCTGCAGGAAGTGTTTGTGCTTGATAAGCAGGCAAAGCTTCCGCTTTTGGAAAAGATTCTTACGGAAAACCCGGGCACGGTGCTCGTGTTTACGCGCACCAAGTACGGCGCCAAAAAGATTACGCGCGTGGTGCACGCCATGGGCCACACGGTTGCGGAAATACACTCCAACCGTTCCCTTGCCCAGCGCAAGGATGCCATGGCAGGGTTTAAGTCCGGCACATACCGCGTGCTCATCGCAACCGACATTGCGGCCCGCGGCATAGACGTGACCGGCATTTCCTTGGTCGTCAATTTTGACCTTCCGCAGAACGCGGAGGACTATGTGCACCGCATCGGCCGCACGGGCCGCGCCGGCTTAACCGGGAAAGCGATTTCGTTCGCAACCCCGGACCAGCGCGGGGATATCAAGCAGATTGAGCGCCTCATCAAGAAAACCATTCCCATCTTGGCGCTTCCCGCGCTGCCTCGCCAGAGCGATGCAGTGATCCGCGCCGTGTATCTGGGCGGCAGGAATGATGATGAAGGAGGCGGGCGCAGGTTCGCACGTCCGCGTTCGCCCCGGCCTTCCGGCGTAAGCCGCGGGTTCAGCCGCGGACGATCCCGCTCGCGCTCCGACTCGCCATCCCGCGGCGGACGGCGCTTTGGCCGGTAA
- a CDS encoding DUF4173 domain-containing protein, translated as MQFTLTERAQPLLVWSICLAVFWVVFLWGFFERGPSALGMNAAVFLALLLGPLGNVFPAERPMWSKQQWTWLVPFVAIAVSYALYGSPIIKAITIPVAPLLFVVFVTYALLGDRAARWGWGFAQTFAGRAFAWLGTLGAAIREYSRVLFGKGSSNTARRAIAGVILLLVIVVMVILPLLSSADPQFKALVKPLLDFLGRLAEIETLWRVVVGVVIALFSLALGLAWRSRPEVRESHENKRVDAIVSGIVVGGIFLVYALFLIIQIKRLWVSELPIDFSETEILVKSGFWQLLALSIINALIFLATYARTNTLVQRLLAAFAIASLLLVFSAAWRMALYVTLYGFSYEKFFAAYTVLFSIILFGWLVFQFFGSKRRDLVKFAAFLFLWMYAALCLFPVEQFIMRANVSLAQRLDSRIALPELKMLSTDVLGYVEERSDDPRFEEWGEWLEENRGIVAEKPWYEFTVSDLVYRAGQ; from the coding sequence ATGCAATTCACACTCACCGAACGCGCACAACCGCTCCTCGTATGGAGCATTTGCCTGGCAGTCTTTTGGGTGGTATTTTTGTGGGGATTTTTTGAACGCGGCCCCTCTGCCTTGGGCATGAATGCCGCGGTTTTTTTGGCGCTCCTGCTCGGGCCTTTGGGAAACGTTTTTCCGGCCGAGCGCCCGATGTGGAGCAAGCAACAGTGGACATGGCTTGTTCCGTTTGTCGCCATTGCCGTAAGTTATGCGCTCTACGGAAGCCCAATCATTAAGGCGATTACCATTCCCGTTGCCCCGTTGCTGTTCGTGGTTTTTGTGACGTATGCCCTGCTCGGGGACCGTGCCGCGAGATGGGGATGGGGATTTGCGCAAACATTCGCGGGGCGCGCGTTTGCGTGGCTCGGGACCCTGGGAGCCGCAATCCGCGAGTACAGCCGGGTGTTGTTCGGCAAGGGAAGCTCAAACACGGCTCGCCGCGCAATTGCGGGCGTTATACTTTTATTAGTGATTGTGGTTATGGTGATACTGCCCCTGCTTTCCAGCGCTGACCCGCAATTCAAAGCCCTGGTCAAGCCGTTGCTTGATTTCCTGGGCCGCTTGGCTGAAATTGAAACGCTGTGGCGCGTGGTGGTTGGCGTGGTCATCGCATTGTTCTCTCTGGCGCTCGGGCTTGCATGGCGCTCACGGCCCGAGGTGCGCGAATCGCATGAAAACAAGCGCGTTGACGCGATTGTGTCGGGCATTGTGGTTGGGGGCATATTCCTGGTGTACGCGCTGTTCCTCATCATCCAGATTAAGCGCTTGTGGGTTTCCGAGCTGCCCATTGATTTTTCAGAAACCGAAATCCTCGTCAAGAGCGGGTTCTGGCAGTTGCTTGCCCTCTCAATCATCAACGCCCTTATTTTCCTGGCCACATACGCAAGAACGAACACGTTGGTCCAGCGCTTGCTCGCGGCGTTTGCCATTGCATCCTTGCTTTTGGTGTTTTCCGCGGCATGGCGCATGGCGCTGTATGTAACGCTCTATGGATTCAGCTATGAGAAGTTTTTCGCGGCATACACCGTGCTCTTCTCAATTATTTTGTTCGGGTGGCTCGTGTTCCAGTTTTTCGGCAGCAAGCGGCGCGATTTGGTGAAGTTTGCGGCATTCCTGTTCCTCTGGATGTATGCCGCATTGTGCCTGTTCCCGGTTGAGCAGTTTATTATGCGCGCGAACGTTTCCCTCGCGCAGCGTCTTGATTCGCGCATAGCGCTCCCGGAACTGAAAATGCTCTCCACGGACGTGCTGGGCTACGTTGAAGAGCGCAGTGATGACCCGCGATTTGAGGAGTGGGGTGAATGGCTTGAAGAGAACCGCGGGATTGTTGCGGAAAAGCCGTGGTACGAGTTCACGGTTTCGGATCTTGTGTACCGGGCCGGGCAATGA
- the rpmG gene encoding 50S ribosomal protein L33, translated as MSQERLARLECTVCKRVTADTQKNKKKLTNRLELKKFCKWCKKHTLHKETK; from the coding sequence ATGTCCCAAGAACGATTGGCCCGGCTTGAGTGCACGGTCTGCAAGCGCGTCACGGCCGACACCCAGAAGAACAAGAAAAAGCTCACCAACCGGCTTGAGCTCAAGAAGTTCTGCAAGTGGTGCAAAAAGCACACCCTGCACAAGGAGACCAAGTAG
- a CDS encoding NAD(P)/FAD-dependent oxidoreductase codes for MASKKQSIVILGAGFGGVYVHKRLQSAFRKDRDISMTVINERDCFLFTPLLHEVATGGQRQENIIEPLYRALGSGTLFRITRATRVDPARGIVATAGGDIPYDYLALATGSRANFFGIPGAQEHCFALKSLEDAVRLKNFVTDSAKRPGALGFVVVGGGATGVELSAELVEFTRNALRRKDTAVTLVELGTDLIPQFGSRLRKEALKVLRKKGIDVRLGTGVASVSADSAALTNGERIPANAVIWTAGVSPNAIPFAGNVALAKNGAYAVNEYLQLANYKNIFALGDVASFTNPGEIKPVPQHAQTAVAEATCVAENIIRSIKKQPLKAFRYHHTGDLVSLGRWRAVGEIAGIALSGRFAWWLWRTVYLGKLLTWRKRVAVAIDWTIQLFMRRDTGKL; via the coding sequence ATGGCAAGCAAAAAACAAAGCATCGTGATTCTGGGAGCCGGGTTTGGGGGCGTGTATGTGCACAAACGCCTGCAAAGCGCATTCCGAAAGGATCGGGATATATCCATGACCGTCATCAATGAACGCGATTGCTTCCTGTTCACGCCGCTCTTGCACGAGGTCGCAACCGGAGGCCAAAGGCAGGAGAATATTATTGAGCCCCTGTACCGCGCACTGGGCTCTGGCACTCTCTTCCGCATAACCCGCGCCACCAGGGTTGATCCGGCTCGCGGCATAGTCGCGACTGCAGGCGGGGACATCCCCTACGACTATCTGGCGCTCGCAACCGGCTCTCGCGCGAACTTTTTTGGAATTCCCGGAGCGCAAGAGCACTGCTTTGCGCTCAAATCTCTGGAAGACGCTGTACGGCTCAAGAACTTTGTAACCGATAGTGCGAAAAGGCCGGGCGCCCTGGGCTTTGTGGTGGTGGGCGGAGGCGCCACCGGAGTTGAGCTTTCCGCGGAGCTGGTTGAATTTACGCGCAATGCGCTCCGCAGAAAAGACACAGCCGTGACGCTGGTGGAGCTGGGCACGGATCTGATTCCGCAATTTGGCAGCCGCCTCCGAAAAGAAGCGCTCAAGGTCCTGCGCAAAAAAGGCATTGACGTGCGGCTCGGGACCGGAGTCGCCAGCGTGTCCGCTGATTCAGCCGCCCTTACTAACGGAGAGCGCATCCCAGCCAATGCCGTGATCTGGACCGCGGGCGTTTCTCCAAACGCCATTCCGTTTGCCGGCAACGTTGCGCTCGCCAAAAACGGGGCATACGCGGTAAATGAGTATCTGCAGCTGGCCAACTACAAAAATATCTTTGCCCTCGGAGATGTTGCGTCTTTCACCAATCCGGGTGAAATAAAGCCCGTGCCCCAGCACGCGCAAACCGCGGTCGCAGAAGCCACGTGCGTTGCGGAAAATATTATCCGCTCAATTAAAAAACAGCCGCTCAAGGCGTTCCGCTACCATCACACGGGAGATTTGGTTTCCCTGGGCAGGTGGCGCGCGGTCGGCGAGATTGCGGGCATTGCATTGAGCGGGCGCTTTGCCTGGTGGCTGTGGCGCACCGTGTACCTCGGAAAGCTCCTCACGTGGCGCAAGCGGGTGGCTGTGGCAATTGACTGGACCATCCAGCTCTTTATGCGGCGCGACACCGGAAAGCTCTGA
- the nth gene encoding endonuclease III, producing MEAQKLSERTRRAQKMSATLKKLFPRARIALAYRTTWELLVAVVLSAQCTDKRVNLVTKDLFKKYKKLDDYVAADLHEFERDIKSTGFFRNKAKNILAVSRMVKKDFNGRVPGAMEELLKLPGVARKTANVILGNAFHHVEGIAVDTHVRRFALKFDLTDSRDPKKIEQDLMEILPKKEWFNWTYRVIEYGRQICPAHRHECVNHPLSKLYPKAAHTWPRAR from the coding sequence ATGGAAGCCCAAAAATTATCAGAACGCACCAGGCGCGCACAAAAAATGTCAGCTACTCTGAAAAAGCTGTTCCCCAGAGCGCGAATCGCGCTTGCCTACCGCACCACCTGGGAGCTTTTGGTTGCAGTCGTGTTATCTGCGCAGTGCACGGACAAGCGCGTGAACCTCGTCACCAAAGATTTATTTAAGAAGTACAAAAAGCTTGATGACTATGTGGCTGCTGATTTGCATGAATTTGAGCGGGACATTAAATCAACTGGATTTTTCCGCAATAAAGCAAAGAACATTTTGGCGGTCAGCCGCATGGTCAAAAAAGATTTCAATGGCCGCGTGCCCGGCGCCATGGAAGAGCTTTTGAAGCTGCCGGGTGTGGCGCGCAAGACCGCGAACGTCATCCTGGGCAATGCGTTCCATCATGTGGAAGGGATTGCGGTTGATACGCACGTGCGCAGGTTTGCGTTAAAATTTGATTTGACGGATTCGCGGGATCCCAAAAAGATAGAACAGGATTTGATGGAGATTCTGCCGAAGAAAGAGTGGTTCAACTGGACCTACCGCGTGATAGAATACGGCCGCCAAATCTGCCCAGCGCATCGCCATGAGTGTGTGAATCATCCCTTGTCAAAACTATATCCCAAAGCCGCGCATACCTGGCCGCGGGCGAGGTAA